One genomic window of Paraburkholderia phytofirmans PsJN includes the following:
- a CDS encoding CGNR zinc finger domain-containing protein: MDYRQIPAIFIADAPGLDFLNSIATPVDEQVDWISDGGGLLDWLEQAEMVPRAALAALRSQSTPAELDAVAAQARALREWFRVFARKRKGRPLTARDLRELAPLNQLLERDDRYGEIVAAATGEVPPFEFRANRRWKSPESLLMPIAEALANLVCDEDFTHVKACEGPRCTLMFADHTRGHARRWCSMAICGNRAKVAAHRKRVKEQQGE; this comes from the coding sequence ATGGACTACCGCCAAATTCCCGCGATATTCATAGCCGACGCGCCGGGCCTCGATTTTCTGAACTCGATCGCGACGCCGGTGGACGAACAGGTCGACTGGATCAGCGATGGAGGCGGATTGCTGGACTGGCTTGAGCAAGCTGAAATGGTCCCGCGTGCAGCGCTTGCGGCACTGCGGTCGCAGTCCACGCCGGCCGAACTCGACGCCGTTGCGGCGCAGGCTCGCGCGCTGCGCGAGTGGTTCAGGGTGTTTGCGCGGAAGAGAAAGGGGCGGCCGTTGACCGCGAGAGATTTGCGTGAACTCGCGCCGCTGAATCAACTGCTCGAGCGCGACGACCGATATGGAGAAATCGTCGCCGCTGCGACGGGCGAAGTGCCGCCCTTTGAATTCCGGGCGAACCGGCGCTGGAAGTCGCCGGAGTCATTGCTGATGCCGATCGCCGAAGCGCTGGCGAACCTCGTGTGCGACGAGGACTTCACGCACGTGAAGGCCTGCGAGGGGCCGCGCTGTACGTTGATGTTCGCGGATCACACGCGGGGTCACGCGCGCCGCTGGTGCAGCATGGCAATTTGCGGGAATCGCGCGAAGGTGGCCGCTCACCGGAAGCGGGTCAAGGAACAGCAAGGCGAGTGA
- the arsC gene encoding arsenate reductase (glutaredoxin) (This arsenate reductase requires both glutathione and glutaredoxin to convert arsenate to arsenite, after which the efflux transporter formed by ArsA and ArsB can extrude the arsenite from the cell, providing resistance.), translating to MSVTIYHNPDCGTSRNTLAMIRNAGIEPEIIEYLKSPPDRDTLKNLIERAGLTVRDVLREKGTPYDELGLADLSLSDEQLLDAMLTHPILVNRPIVVTPLGVRLCRPSEIVLDILPAGQQRAFAKEDGEQVIDSAGRRVR from the coding sequence ATGAGCGTCACGATCTATCACAATCCGGATTGCGGCACTTCGCGCAACACGTTGGCGATGATTCGCAATGCCGGCATCGAGCCGGAGATCATCGAGTATCTGAAGAGCCCGCCGGATCGGGACACGCTGAAGAACCTGATCGAACGCGCGGGCCTTACCGTGCGAGACGTGCTACGCGAAAAAGGCACGCCCTATGACGAACTCGGTCTCGCCGATCTCTCGCTCAGCGATGAGCAATTGCTCGACGCGATGCTTACCCATCCAATCCTCGTCAATCGTCCGATTGTCGTCACGCCGCTCGGTGTGCGCTTATGCAGACCTTCCGAAATCGTGCTCGACATCCTGCCCGCCGGGCAACAACGCGCGTTTGCAAAAGAGGACGGCGAACAGGTGATCGATAGTGCGGGGCGCAGGGTACGTTGA
- the arsB gene encoding ACR3 family arsenite efflux transporter, which yields MTSTVKTIRGAPSAIGFFERYLTVWVALCIVCGVALGQWLPLPFQAIGRMEVAQVNLPVGMLIWVMIIPMLIKIDFTAMTQVKSQWRGIGVTLFVNWLVKPFSMALLGWIFIRHVFAPWLPAAQLDSYIAGLILLAAAPCTAMVFVWSQLCKGDPYFTLSQVALNDSIMIVAFAPLVALLLGLSAITVPWDTLITSVGLYIVVPVILAQLLRRRLLTRGDAYFQQVVAHLGPYSIGALLATLVLLFAFQGQAIVDEPLVIAMLAVPILIQVFFNSGLAYLLNRRLGVAHCVAGPSSLIGASNFFELAVATAISLFGFHSGAALATVVGVLIEVPVMLLVVGVVNRSQHWYETKHSVKGQRV from the coding sequence ATGACCAGTACTGTCAAGACGATTCGCGGCGCGCCGTCCGCGATTGGGTTCTTCGAGCGTTACCTGACCGTGTGGGTCGCGCTGTGCATCGTGTGCGGCGTCGCACTTGGACAGTGGCTGCCTCTGCCGTTCCAGGCGATCGGCCGTATGGAAGTGGCGCAGGTCAATCTTCCGGTCGGCATGCTGATCTGGGTGATGATCATTCCGATGCTGATCAAGATCGATTTCACCGCCATGACGCAGGTGAAAAGCCAGTGGCGCGGCATTGGCGTCACCTTGTTCGTGAACTGGCTCGTCAAGCCGTTTTCGATGGCGCTGCTCGGCTGGATTTTTATCCGGCATGTCTTTGCGCCGTGGCTTCCCGCCGCTCAACTCGACAGCTATATCGCAGGCCTCATTCTGCTGGCCGCGGCACCCTGCACGGCCATGGTGTTCGTCTGGTCGCAGCTCTGCAAAGGCGACCCGTATTTCACGCTCTCACAAGTGGCGTTGAACGACTCCATCATGATCGTGGCCTTCGCGCCGCTGGTCGCGCTTTTGCTGGGTCTATCAGCCATCACGGTGCCATGGGACACGCTGATCACATCAGTCGGTCTCTACATCGTCGTTCCGGTCATCCTCGCCCAGTTACTGCGGCGGCGTCTTCTGACCAGGGGCGACGCCTATTTCCAGCAGGTCGTCGCCCATCTCGGCCCCTACTCGATCGGCGCGCTGCTCGCCACGCTGGTGTTGCTGTTTGCCTTTCAGGGACAAGCCATTGTCGACGAACCGCTGGTCATCGCCATGCTCGCGGTGCCGATTCTGATTCAGGTGTTTTTCAACTCGGGACTTGCGTATCTGTTGAATCGCCGGCTCGGCGTTGCGCATTGTGTGGCGGGTCCGTCGAGTCTGATCGGCGCGAGCAATTTCTTCGAACTGGCGGTCGCCACGGCGATCAGTCTGTTCGGATTCCACTCCGGCGCCGCGCTGGCCACCGTTGTCGGCGTGCTGATCGAAGTGCCGGTGATGCTGCTGGTGGTCGGCGTCGTCAATCGTTCGCAGCACTGGTACGAGACGAAACACAGCGTGAAAGGACAACGTGTATGA
- a CDS encoding ArsR/SmtB family transcription factor — protein MNSNLVVRALGALAHESRLAIFRLLVVAGKDGVAAGEIAQQLGLSPSSLSFHLKDLTHAELVTPRQDGRFVIYSANFDSMTDLIGFLTENCCAGATCAATDHPGCWEK, from the coding sequence ATGAACTCGAACCTCGTGGTACGCGCGCTTGGCGCACTCGCTCATGAATCTCGCCTGGCGATTTTCCGCCTGCTCGTTGTCGCCGGAAAAGACGGCGTGGCGGCCGGTGAAATCGCGCAACAGCTCGGACTCTCGCCGTCCAGCCTGTCCTTTCATCTCAAAGACCTGACGCATGCTGAATTGGTGACGCCGCGGCAAGACGGCCGCTTCGTCATCTATTCGGCGAATTTCGATTCCATGACGGATCTGATCGGCTTCCTCACGGAAAACTGCTGTGCCGGCGCGACGTGCGCCGCCACGGATCATCCGGGCTGCTGGGAAAAATGA
- the nthA gene encoding nitrile hydratase subunit alpha, producing MAMNGNDSDGDPHAHPHTHTHDHHGSALSEMDLRVRALESLLVEKGYVDPQALDALVETYEHKVGPRNGARVIAKAWRDPEYKQWLLDDATAAIASLGYTGRQGEHMIVLENTPATHNMVVCTLCSCYPWPVLGLPPVWYKSAPYRSRAVIDPRGVLKEFGFELPVDVEFRVWDSTAEVRYLVLPMQPPGTDGFSEEALAELVTRDSMIGTGLPKTPDSTRGTP from the coding sequence ATGGCGATGAACGGTAACGACTCCGATGGCGACCCCCACGCGCACCCGCACACCCACACGCACGACCATCACGGTAGTGCTTTGTCGGAAATGGATCTGCGTGTTCGTGCTCTGGAGTCGCTGCTGGTCGAAAAAGGGTATGTCGATCCGCAGGCGCTGGACGCACTCGTCGAAACCTATGAGCACAAAGTCGGGCCGCGCAACGGTGCCCGTGTGATTGCAAAGGCGTGGCGTGATCCAGAGTACAAGCAATGGCTGCTCGACGACGCCACCGCGGCAATCGCATCACTCGGCTACACGGGGCGGCAGGGCGAGCACATGATCGTGCTGGAGAACACACCCGCGACGCACAACATGGTGGTCTGCACATTGTGCTCGTGCTACCCGTGGCCTGTGCTCGGACTGCCACCGGTGTGGTACAAATCGGCGCCTTACCGCTCGCGTGCTGTTATCGATCCCCGTGGTGTACTGAAGGAATTCGGCTTCGAATTACCGGTGGACGTCGAGTTTCGTGTGTGGGATTCCACCGCTGAAGTTCGATATCTCGTGTTGCCTATGCAGCCGCCAGGAACTGACGGCTTCTCCGAAGAGGCGCTGGCCGAACTGGTCACGCGTGATTCGATGATCGGCACGGGATTGCCGAAGACTCCTGACTCGACACGGGGGACACCATGA
- the nthB gene encoding nitrile hydratase subunit beta produces MNGAQDLGGMQSFGPINPDNDVSPFHADWERRVHATTIAMGATGKWNIDMSRAARESLPPAQYLSSSYYRIWFEGLKTLILSTGLATADEIESGESRTQAAPIPRVLMAKDVSAALFRGSPVDRPAGAEAKFAIGDWVRAREMNPSSHTRLPRYCRGKRGHIVAVHGAHVFPDANALGLGEQPQWLYTVRFDGAELWGGDTTAASVCVDCWEPYLEPPSAHDD; encoded by the coding sequence ATGAACGGCGCGCAGGACCTTGGCGGCATGCAGTCGTTCGGGCCGATAAATCCGGACAACGACGTCTCGCCGTTTCACGCCGACTGGGAGCGCAGGGTGCACGCGACCACGATCGCGATGGGCGCAACCGGCAAGTGGAACATCGACATGTCGCGTGCGGCGCGGGAGAGTTTGCCGCCGGCGCAATATCTATCCAGCAGCTACTACCGGATCTGGTTCGAGGGTTTGAAGACACTCATCCTGAGCACGGGTCTCGCCACGGCCGACGAAATCGAGTCAGGCGAGTCGAGGACACAAGCGGCGCCTATTCCGCGCGTGTTGATGGCCAAAGACGTATCGGCGGCGCTGTTCAGGGGCAGTCCGGTCGATCGGCCCGCAGGCGCGGAAGCGAAGTTTGCCATCGGCGATTGGGTGCGGGCCCGGGAAATGAATCCTTCCTCGCACACGCGTTTGCCGCGTTATTGTCGCGGCAAACGCGGGCACATTGTTGCCGTGCATGGCGCGCACGTTTTTCCCGACGCCAACGCGCTCGGCCTGGGCGAGCAGCCGCAATGGCTCTACACGGTGCGCTTCGACGGTGCGGAGCTATGGGGAGGTGATACGACTGCGGCGTCGGTGTGCGTCGACTGTTGGGAACCCTATCTCGAACCACCGTCTGCCCACGATGACTGA
- a CDS encoding nitrile hydratase accessory protein, with translation MTDAQTKLPELRAALPALPCDDTGPVFNAPWEAQAFAMTLALHERGMFTWGEWAAFLNEAIRDAQAAGDADHGDTYYAHWLTALERISTIKGLVTDDSLLRRRGAWDAAARRTPHGQPIELG, from the coding sequence ATGACTGACGCTCAAACGAAACTGCCCGAACTGCGCGCTGCGTTGCCGGCACTGCCGTGCGACGACACAGGGCCGGTTTTCAACGCACCGTGGGAAGCGCAGGCGTTTGCGATGACGCTGGCGTTGCACGAGCGCGGCATGTTCACCTGGGGCGAGTGGGCTGCGTTCCTAAACGAGGCAATTCGCGACGCGCAGGCCGCCGGAGACGCGGACCACGGCGACACTTACTACGCGCATTGGCTGACAGCACTGGAGCGCATCAGCACGATCAAGGGACTCGTGACCGACGACTCGCTTCTCCGTCGCCGCGGCGCGTGGGACGCGGCGGCGCGCCGCACGCCGCATGGACAGCCTATCGAACTCGGGTAG
- a CDS encoding RidA family protein, whose protein sequence is MARIEAKLAQMGLTLPQPLQMPANVRMSLPFAWVRVSGTRAFVSGHVPLNPDGTIAQPVGKVGADVSPDEGYAAARLVALAQLASLQNALGDLDRITAWVRVFAMINAAPTFDQMPRIANGFSDLILELFGPDIGTHARSAVGVALPLNVPVECEAEVEFD, encoded by the coding sequence ATGGCAAGAATCGAGGCAAAGCTGGCGCAAATGGGATTGACCTTGCCACAGCCGTTGCAGATGCCGGCAAACGTGCGCATGTCGTTGCCCTTCGCCTGGGTGCGCGTGAGCGGCACGCGAGCATTCGTCTCGGGCCATGTGCCGCTCAATCCGGACGGAACGATTGCACAACCCGTCGGCAAAGTCGGCGCCGACGTTTCGCCAGACGAAGGCTACGCAGCAGCACGCCTTGTAGCGCTTGCACAATTGGCTAGTCTTCAGAACGCGCTCGGCGATCTCGATCGCATCACGGCATGGGTGCGTGTCTTTGCAATGATCAACGCGGCGCCAACTTTCGATCAGATGCCGCGAATCGCCAACGGCTTCTCGGATTTGATTCTCGAGCTGTTCGGGCCGGACATCGGAACGCATGCCCGGTCGGCAGTCGGCGTGGCGCTTCCCCTCAACGTGCCTGTGGAATGCGAGGCTGAGGTCGAGTTCGACTGA
- a CDS encoding SRPBCC family protein: protein MATGTIHLHRVLRATPERIYRAFLEPDAIVRWLPPYGFTCQVHHMDVKVGGTHKMSFRNFGTGHGHSFGGEYLELVPFEKIRYSDRFDDPNLPGEMQATISLRQVSCGTELTVLQEGVPEVIPVEMCYLGWQESLVQLARLVEPVIPD from the coding sequence ATGGCTACCGGAACGATCCACCTCCACCGCGTATTGCGCGCCACGCCCGAACGCATCTATCGCGCGTTCCTCGAACCGGATGCGATAGTGCGGTGGCTTCCGCCGTACGGTTTCACCTGTCAGGTCCACCACATGGATGTTAAGGTCGGCGGCACCCACAAGATGTCGTTTCGTAACTTCGGCACTGGCCACGGTCACTCGTTCGGCGGTGAGTATCTCGAGCTGGTGCCGTTCGAGAAGATCCGCTACTCGGACCGTTTCGACGATCCGAATCTGCCGGGCGAGATGCAGGCCACCATTTCATTGCGGCAGGTGTCGTGCGGAACCGAACTCACCGTTTTGCAGGAGGGCGTGCCCGAGGTCATTCCTGTGGAGATGTGCTACCTCGGTTGGCAGGAGTCGCTTGTTCAGTTGGCGAGGCTCGTCGAGCCAGTGATTCCTGATTAA
- a CDS encoding cupin domain-containing protein encodes MPKVDTAAVPARNGSGYPPPFDAPCAARTRKRLGEAGGLRDFGVNLMTLPPGSWSSQRHWHSHEDEFVYVLEGEVTLIEDDGETLLRAGDCAAFAQGTGNGHHLINHSSAMAVYLEVGSRNPHDLTTCSDIDMMSANADGQFVHKDGTLYPV; translated from the coding sequence ATGCCCAAGGTCGACACCGCCGCTGTGCCTGCGCGTAATGGCTCGGGCTACCCACCGCCATTCGACGCGCCTTGTGCCGCACGTACGCGAAAGCGTCTGGGCGAGGCGGGCGGCCTTCGCGATTTCGGCGTCAATCTGATGACCTTGCCGCCCGGCAGTTGGTCCAGCCAGCGTCACTGGCACAGCCACGAGGACGAGTTCGTCTATGTGCTCGAAGGCGAGGTGACGCTCATCGAAGACGACGGCGAGACACTATTGCGCGCGGGGGATTGTGCGGCGTTTGCGCAAGGGACCGGCAATGGCCATCATCTGATCAACCATTCCTCCGCGATGGCGGTATATCTGGAGGTGGGTTCGCGTAACCCGCATGACCTTACCACCTGCTCCGACATCGACATGATGAGTGCCAACGCCGACGGCCAGTTCGTGCATAAGGACGGCACGCTGTATCCCGTTTGA
- a CDS encoding DUF1801 domain-containing protein — protein MNKEPIDASERIDELIAGLTDWRGKTFASVRKVMLEADPEIIEEWKWMGSPVWSRDGMIAVANAHKGKVKVTFAHGAGLDDPDKLFNAGLEGNARRAIDFLEGDKVNARALKNLVRAAIVYNQTHLKKNKTSASAPAKVDKSRAT, from the coding sequence ATGAATAAAGAACCAATAGATGCATCGGAACGGATCGACGAACTAATTGCCGGACTAACGGACTGGCGTGGCAAAACATTCGCGAGTGTCCGCAAGGTCATGCTTGAGGCCGACCCGGAGATCATCGAAGAATGGAAGTGGATGGGCAGCCCGGTGTGGTCTCGGGACGGCATGATCGCGGTCGCCAACGCGCACAAAGGGAAGGTGAAGGTTACCTTTGCACATGGGGCCGGCCTCGATGATCCTGACAAGCTATTCAACGCGGGTCTCGAAGGCAACGCGCGACGAGCGATCGATTTTTTGGAAGGCGATAAGGTCAATGCGCGCGCGCTAAAGAATCTCGTCCGCGCCGCTATCGTGTACAACCAGACCCATTTGAAGAAGAACAAAACGTCCGCGAGTGCTCCGGCGAAAGTGGACAAGAGTCGAGCGACGTGA
- the trpS gene encoding tryptophan--tRNA ligase, with amino-acid sequence MTDAKPTTNQPIILTGDRTTGPLHLGHYIGSLRSRVQLQHEAQQFLLLADAQAMTDNVGRHQKVTENVIEVALDYLAVGIDPAKSTIFIQSQVPELAELTQYLLNLVTVARLERNPTIKAEIVLRGFERDIPAGFLTYPVSQAADITAFKATRVPVGDDQLPMIEQTNELVRRFNNTVDQQVLVECEAVLSHVARLPGIDGKAKMSKSLGNAITLGATPDEITKAVNNMYTDPNHLRVSDPGQVEGNVVFAFLDAFEPDVPMVDELKAHYRRGGLGDSAVKRVLNERLQSLIAPIRERRREFEADRAEVLNVLRRGTMRAREVAGATVSEVRNALGLNYFQN; translated from the coding sequence ATGACAGACGCAAAACCGACCACGAATCAACCCATTATCCTGACCGGCGACCGCACGACCGGCCCGCTGCATCTTGGCCACTACATCGGCTCGTTGCGCTCGCGCGTGCAGCTCCAGCACGAGGCGCAGCAGTTCCTTCTGCTGGCCGATGCGCAAGCCATGACCGACAACGTCGGCCGGCATCAGAAAGTCACGGAAAATGTCATTGAGGTCGCGCTCGACTATCTGGCCGTCGGCATCGACCCGGCAAAGTCGACCATCTTCATCCAGTCGCAGGTGCCCGAGCTGGCGGAACTGACCCAGTACCTGCTCAATCTCGTCACGGTCGCGCGCCTCGAGCGCAACCCGACCATCAAGGCGGAAATCGTGTTGCGTGGTTTCGAGCGGGACATCCCCGCCGGCTTTCTGACTTATCCCGTCAGCCAGGCCGCCGACATCACCGCCTTCAAGGCGACGCGCGTGCCTGTCGGCGACGACCAGTTGCCGATGATCGAACAAACCAACGAACTGGTGCGCCGTTTCAACAACACGGTCGATCAACAGGTGCTGGTCGAATGCGAAGCCGTGCTCTCGCACGTTGCACGGCTGCCGGGCATCGACGGCAAAGCCAAGATGAGCAAGTCGCTCGGGAACGCGATCACGCTGGGCGCGACGCCGGACGAAATCACCAAGGCCGTGAACAACATGTACACCGACCCCAACCATCTGCGCGTCAGCGATCCGGGCCAGGTGGAAGGCAATGTGGTGTTCGCGTTCCTCGACGCGTTCGAGCCGGACGTCCCGATGGTCGACGAACTCAAGGCGCATTACCGCCGCGGCGGACTGGGCGACAGCGCGGTCAAGCGCGTGCTCAACGAACGGCTGCAGTCACTGATCGCCCCGATTCGCGAGCGCCGCCGCGAATTCGAAGCCGACCGTGCCGAGGTGCTGAACGTCCTGCGCCGCGGGACGATGCGCGCGCGCGAAGTGGCGGGCGCAACGGTATCCGAGGTGAGAAATGCGCTCGGTCTGAACTACTTTCAGAACTGA
- a CDS encoding aldehyde dehydrogenase family protein: MQIIDRIYIDGAFVTPHGSEMFDLFNPATEQVIGRVRLADAQDARDAIAAAKRAFPAFSRTSPRERIDMLKRLHEAVVAKEDQLYEAITEEYGAPVSRGRWMARHASAVLLEAAKVLQDYAFTRRAGSAEVVMQPLGVAGLITPWNSDAGFICGKLAAALAAGCTAVIKPSEMSAIQTRIVSEALHEAGLPAGVFNIVTGRGDTVGAEISSHPDVAKLSFTGSTAVGKTILRAAADTLKRVTLELGGKSPVIVLDDADFDNAVPLAIQAGFMNSGQACIAGTRILVPRQRLAEFETRAREEVARSQSGDPRDPQTTVGPMVSQKQWERVQRYIRIGIDEGARLIAGGEGRPDGVEAGWFVRPTVFSDVTNDMTIAREEIFGPVLSIIGYGDIDEAVTIANDTSYGLQAYVLSRDTQRAHEVASLIEAGRVLVNTLAHEPAAPFGGFKQSGIGREYGTFGLEAFLEPKSVLGVF; this comes from the coding sequence ATGCAAATCATCGACAGGATTTATATCGACGGCGCGTTCGTCACGCCGCACGGCAGCGAAATGTTCGACCTATTCAATCCGGCGACGGAGCAAGTGATCGGCCGGGTGCGCCTCGCCGACGCGCAAGACGCACGCGACGCCATCGCCGCCGCGAAACGCGCGTTCCCCGCCTTTTCGCGCACCAGCCCGCGTGAACGCATCGACATGCTAAAGCGCCTGCATGAAGCGGTCGTGGCAAAAGAAGACCAGCTTTACGAAGCGATCACCGAAGAATATGGCGCGCCGGTGTCGCGTGGCCGCTGGATGGCGCGGCATGCGAGCGCCGTGCTGCTCGAAGCGGCGAAGGTATTGCAGGACTATGCATTCACGCGCCGCGCGGGCAGCGCCGAGGTCGTGATGCAACCGTTGGGTGTCGCCGGTTTGATCACGCCGTGGAATAGCGATGCTGGCTTTATCTGCGGCAAGCTCGCCGCCGCTCTGGCCGCGGGTTGCACAGCCGTCATCAAGCCGAGCGAGATGAGCGCGATCCAGACGCGCATCGTTAGCGAGGCGCTTCATGAAGCGGGCTTGCCCGCGGGCGTGTTCAACATCGTGACCGGTCGCGGCGACACGGTGGGTGCAGAGATCAGTTCGCATCCCGATGTCGCGAAGCTGTCGTTCACGGGTTCCACGGCCGTCGGCAAAACGATTTTACGCGCGGCGGCCGACACGTTGAAGCGCGTGACGCTCGAACTCGGCGGCAAGTCGCCCGTGATCGTGCTCGACGATGCGGACTTCGACAACGCGGTGCCGCTCGCCATTCAAGCCGGCTTCATGAATAGCGGCCAGGCGTGTATCGCGGGTACTCGCATTCTGGTGCCGCGGCAAAGGCTCGCGGAGTTCGAAACGCGCGCGCGGGAAGAGGTCGCGCGCAGCCAGTCAGGCGATCCGCGCGACCCGCAAACAACCGTCGGCCCGATGGTCAGCCAGAAGCAATGGGAGCGCGTGCAGCGTTATATCCGCATCGGGATCGACGAAGGCGCGCGCCTGATCGCGGGCGGCGAGGGACGGCCGGATGGCGTCGAAGCGGGCTGGTTCGTGCGCCCGACCGTCTTCAGCGATGTCACGAACGACATGACGATTGCACGTGAGGAGATTTTCGGCCCGGTGCTGTCGATCATCGGCTATGGCGACATCGACGAGGCCGTCACGATCGCCAACGATACGAGCTACGGCTTGCAGGCTTATGTGTTGTCGCGGGACACGCAACGCGCGCACGAAGTCGCGTCACTGATCGAAGCGGGACGCGTCCTGGTCAATACGTTGGCTCACGAACCGGCCGCGCCGTTCGGCGGCTTCAAGCAATCCGGCATTGGGCGTGAATACGGAACGTTCGGGCTGGAAGCGTTTCTGGAGCCGAAGTCGGTGCTAGGTGTTTTCTGA
- a CDS encoding LysR family transcriptional regulator yields the protein MKTSGLGELEAILAVARHRSFRAAATDLGVSTSALSHAVAALEARIGVRLFNRTTRSVALSEAGAQFVDSVAPALSTIRVAIEQAGSFRDTLSGTLRINASVGAAKQAMPLFIAFLQRYPDMKLDLVTEGRLIDIVVDGFDAGIRLAETVPQDMIAVPFGDKQRFAVVGSPAYFAQHKAPRTPADLHAHRCIRTRMPSGAIYQWEFERRGETVRIDGKGALTLDEPGLMLEAARAGLGVTYLTEWNVAADLQAGTLVRVLEDWTPPLDGLCLYYPGRRHAPAGLRALIDMIREQADTQREQARTKRKARGSR from the coding sequence ATGAAAACTTCGGGTCTGGGTGAACTGGAGGCGATTCTGGCCGTTGCGCGCCATCGCAGCTTTCGGGCGGCCGCGACCGACCTCGGCGTGTCGACGTCCGCACTCAGTCATGCGGTGGCGGCGCTCGAAGCGCGTATCGGTGTGCGGCTTTTCAATCGCACGACGCGCAGCGTGGCGCTGTCGGAAGCGGGCGCGCAATTCGTCGACAGCGTGGCGCCGGCGCTGTCCACGATCCGCGTCGCAATCGAGCAGGCCGGCAGCTTTCGCGACACGCTGTCGGGCACGTTGCGCATCAATGCGTCGGTGGGCGCGGCGAAGCAAGCCATGCCGCTCTTCATCGCGTTTTTACAGCGCTATCCCGACATGAAGCTCGATCTCGTCACCGAGGGCAGGCTGATCGACATCGTTGTCGATGGTTTCGATGCGGGTATCCGTCTGGCCGAAACGGTGCCGCAGGACATGATCGCGGTGCCGTTCGGCGACAAGCAGCGCTTCGCGGTCGTCGGCAGTCCCGCTTACTTCGCGCAGCACAAAGCGCCGCGCACGCCCGCCGATCTGCACGCGCACCGCTGTATCCGCACCCGCATGCCGAGCGGTGCGATCTATCAATGGGAGTTCGAGCGGCGCGGCGAAACGGTGCGGATCGACGGAAAAGGCGCGCTGACGCTCGACGAGCCGGGTTTGATGCTGGAAGCGGCGCGCGCCGGACTTGGCGTGACCTATCTGACCGAATGGAATGTCGCCGCGGATCTGCAGGCGGGCACGCTGGTGCGCGTGCTTGAAGACTGGACTCCGCCGCTCGACGGGCTGTGTTTGTACTATCCCGGCCGCCGTCACGCGCCCGCCGGGTTACGGGCGCTCATCGATATGATCCGCGAGCAGGCCGATACGCAGCGTGAACAGGCGCGGACCAAGCGTAAGGCACGTGGCTCGCGGTAG